One stretch of Malus domestica chromosome 14, GDT2T_hap1 DNA includes these proteins:
- the LOC103454566 gene encoding lycopene beta cyclase, chloroplastic/chromoplastic, with protein MDTLLKTHNKLAFLHPIHGFSEKLSSSSSSKLRNEEFGYGLRRSRVKLSRGGVVKASSSALLELVPEIKKESLEFELPLYDPSKGLVVDLAVVGGGPAGLAVAQQVSEAGLSVCSIDPSPKLIWPNNYGVWVDEFEAMDMLDCLDTTWSGAVVYIDEESKKDLNRPYGRVNRKQLKSKMLQKCISNGVKFHQAKVTKVIHEEEKSLLTCNDGVTIQASVVLDATGFSRCLVQYDKPYNPGYQVAYGILAEVEEHPFDVDKMLFMDWRDSHLNNNIELKERNGRIPTFLYAMPFSSNRIFLEETSLVARPGLPMKDIQERMAARLKHLGIKVKSIEEDEHCVIPMGGPLPVLPQRVVGIGGTAGMVHPSTGYMVARTLAAAPIVANAIVRYLGSDRTLSGNEVSAEIWKDLWPIQRRRQREFFCFGMAILLKLDLKGTRRFFNAFFDLEPRYWHGFLSSRLFLPDLVFFGLSLFSHASNASRIEIMAKGTPPLVKMINNLIQDRD; from the coding sequence ATGGATACATTGCTTAAAACGCATAACAAGCTTGCATTTTTGCACCCAATTCATGGGTTTTCGGAGAAATTGAGTAGTTCGAGCTCTTCGAAGCTTCGCAACGAGGAGTTTGGGTATGGCCTTAGGAGGTCTCGTGTGAAATTGAGTAGGGGTGGTGTTGTTAAGGCTAGTAGCAGTGCTCTTCTGGAGCTTGTGCCGGAAATTAAGAAGGAAAGTCTTGAATTTGAGCTTCCTTTGTATGACCCATCAAAGGGTCTTGTTGTGGACCTAGCTGTTGTGGGCGGTGGCCCTGCCGGGCTCGCCGTGGCACAGCAGGTTTCGGAGGCAGGCCTTTCTGTTTGCTCAATTGACCCGTCTCCCAAGTTGATTTGGCCCAATAATTATGGTGTTTGGGTGGATGAATTTGAGGCCATGGATATGCTTGATTGCCTGGATACTACCTGGTCTGGTGCTGTTGTGTACATAGACGAGGAATCGAAGAAGGATCTTAATAGACCTTATGGAAGGGTTAATCGGAAGCAGCTTAAGTCGAAAATGCTGCAAAAATGCATATCAAACGGTGTTAAATTTCACCAAGCTAAAGTTACTAAGGTTATTCATGAGGAGGAAAAATCACTGTTGACTTGCAATGACGGTGTCACAATTCAAGCTTCTGTGGTTCTCGATGCAACTGGTTTTTCAAGATGTCTTGTACAGTATGATAAGCCGTACAATCCAGGTTACCAAGTGGCTTATGGGATTTTGGCGGAGGTTGAAGAGCATCCATTTGATGTTGATAAGATGCTTTTTATGGACTGGAGAGATTCGCACTTGAACAATAATATCGAATTGAAGGAGAGAAATGGTAGGATCCCTACTTTCCTTTATGCAATGCCTTTTTCATCCAACAGGATATTTCTCGAAGAAACTTCCCTGGTAGCTCGGCCTGGTTTACCCATGAAAGATATCCAAGAAAGGATGGCCGCTAGGTTAAAGCATCTGGGCATAAAAGTTAAGAGCATTGAGGAGGATGAGCATTGTGTCATCCCAATGGGCGGACCGCTCCCGGTGCTCCCTCAGAGAGTTGTTGGAATCGGTGGTACAGCAGGGATGGTGCACCCTTCAACTGGGTATATGGTGGCGCGGACTCTGGCAGCGGCTCCTATTGTTGCAAATGCAATAGTTCGGTACCTTGGTTCAGATAGAACACTTTCAGGAAATGAAGTGTCCGCAGAAATTTGGAAAGATTTATGGCCCATACAAAGGAGGAGACAAAGGGAGTTCTTCTGTTTCGGTATGGCTATTCTGCTTAAGCTTGATTTGAAAGGTACTCGGAGGTTTTTCAATGCTTTTTTTGACCTAGAACCCCGCTATTGGCATGGATTCTTGTCATCTCGACTGTTTCTTCCCGATCTTGTATTTTTCGGGCTTTCACTGTTTTCTCATGCTTCTAATGCTAGTAGAATAGAAATTATGGCCAAGGGGACTCCTCCTTTGGTAAAGATGATCAACAACTTGATACAGGATAGAGATTAG
- the LOC103454565 gene encoding UPF0481 protein At3g47200-like, which yields MEEVRISSKEERFEKLRKAPEAPDYSSNPKIQKVPFMLRKPKTSEKYYEPRAVAIGPFHHGNPRCELAEEFKLMLTKRFLKYTSQTVEALHQKVEKKIKELRECYAEEATQTYDDETLAWMLFLDGCSTLQFIHSFVDEELEELSIKRDQIAFAQQDLFLLENQVPYQVLELLMSSSNKCEDLKKAIETYVQANIGAPGKKQSEKKVAITMEKEKEPAHQEKEPAHLLDLLRTRMLGPPKNPDKRAKDHSVQSFRNVQELDAAGIHFKLSNSSLLGDISFVSHSFAGYLSLPAISVDDSTGPKFMNLIAYEMCPDFQNDFAVTSYISFLDALIDHADDVKELRSAGVLYNLLGSDKEVAKLFNEIGTDLVPNTDIYHDVKAEIEKHYKTKWKTWMSQFCHDHFRSPWTFLAFVGVLAALGLTGIQTWFAVYSPSSPCDVVART from the coding sequence ATGGAGGAGGTTCGGATCAGTTCTAAGGAGGAGAGATTCGAAAAACTGAGGAAAGCACCAGAAGCTCCAGATTATAGCTCAAACCCAAAGATCCAAAAGGTACCCTTCATGCTCCGCAAGCCCAAAACTTCCGAGAAGTATTACGAGCCGAGGGCCGTAGCAATAGGCCCTTTCCATCATGGCAATCCAAGGTGCGAGCTGGCTGAGGAATTCAAGCTTATGTTGACAAAAAGATTTCTTAAATACACTAGCCAAACAGTTGAAGCTCTGCATCAGAAGGTTGAGAAGAAGATCAAAGAACTACGGGAATGTTACGCCGAGGAAGCGACACAGACCTATGATGATGAGACCCTCGCTTGGATGTTGTTCTTAGATGGGTGTTCAACCTTACAATTCATACACTCCTTTGTGGATGAAGAGTTGGAAGAATTGTCGATCAAAAGGGACCAGATAGCCTTTGCACAACAGGACTTGTTCTTGCTAGAGAACCAAGTCCCTTATCAAGTCCTCGAGCTGTTGATGAGCTCAAGCAACAAATGCGAGGATTTGAAGAAGGCGATCGAGACTTACGTTCAGGCAAACATTGGTGCACCTGGAAAGAAGCAATCGGAAAAGAAAGTAGCAATAACCATGGAAAAAGAGAAAGAGCCCGCTCATCAAGAGAAAGAGCCCGCTCATCTTCTTGACCTTCTCCGAACAAGAATGCTAGGTCCACCAAAAAATCCCGATAAGCGAGCTAAAGACCACTCCGTACAATCTTTTCGCAATGTACAAGAGCTTGATGCAGCCGGGATCCATTTTAAGCTTAGTAACAGTAGCCTTTTGGGGGACATATCTTTTGTTTCTCATTCCTTTGCAGGATACCTTAGTCTTCCTGCAATATCAGTAGATGACTCAACAGGGCCTAAGTTCATGAATCTGATAGCATATGAAATGTGTCCTGATTTCCAGAATGATTTTGCGGTCACCTCTTACATCAGCTTCCTTGATGCACTCATTGATCATGCAGATGATGTTAAGGAGCTAAGGTCAGCCGGTGTACTTTACAACTTACTGGGGAGTGATAAGGAGGTGGCTAAGCTCTTTAATGAGATTGGCACTGACTTGGTCCCTAACACTGACATATACCACGATGTCAAAGCCGAAATAGAAAAACACTACAAAACCAAGTGGAAGACCTGGATGTCTCAATTCTGTCACGATCATTTCAGAAGCCCCTGGACTTTCCTGGCTTTCGTGGGTGTTCTAGCAGCACTTGGGTTAACCGGCATCCAGACTTGGTTTGCAGTCTATTCTCCATCGTCTCCCTGTGATGTCGTTGCCAGAACTTGA